ACCGGCTTCTGGCGGGAGCATCGCCTGGGCAAGCTGCTGCACGTTGTCGTCGTCTACGGCCTGCTGATCGGCCTGAGCTTCCTGTTCGTGTTCCCGTTCTTCTGGATGATCCTTTCCGCGCTGAAGCCGGAGTTCCAGATCTACAAGTGGCCGCCGCAGTGGATCCCCGATCCGATCCAGTGGTCCAACTTTTCGGACGTGTTCGGCAACCCGTATCTGCCGTTCGACACGTTCATCAAAAACACGATGATCCTTGAAGTGGGCATGATCTCCGGGCGGCTGATCTCGTGCACGCTGGTGGCGTACGGCTTCGCGCGGCTCGAAGCGCCGGGCAAGAATATCTTGTTCGGCATCCTGCTGGCGACGCTGATGATCCCCAACGCGGTGCTGCGCATCCCCAGCTTCATCCTGTTCAACGAATTCGGCTGGATCAACACCTTCAAGCCGCTGATCGTACCCGCGTGGTTTGGCGAGGCGTACGCGATCTTCCTGATGCGGCAGTTCTTCCGCACCATCCCCAAAGAACTCGAAGAATCGGCGGTGGTGGACGGCGCGAACCGGCTGCAAATCATCGTCCGCATCATCGTGCCGCTGAGCATCCCCGTGCTGACCGTGATCGGCATCCTGAGCTTCAAGGACATCTGGAACGACTTCATGGGGCCGCTGCTTTACCTCAACGAGTCCTCAAAGTACACCGTATCGGTAGGACTGGCCTACCTGAACGGCCAGTACAACACGCAGATGAACCTGCTGATGGCGGCATCGGTGGTGCTGATGCTGCCGACCCTGATCCTGTTTTTCTTTGCCCAGCGCGCCTTCGTCGAAGGCATCACCATGACCGGACTGAAAGGGTAGTTTTCTTATGCGTCTGCCGTCAAACTACTATCACTGCTTCCTGGGCAACGGGCTGGACGCCGTTCTCATCGGCCCGACCGGATCGATGACCGCCGATAAGTTCGCCGTCGATCGCGGCGAGTGGTACAAGTCGGACCGGTACTATCCCGAAGACCGGCTCGTGATGACCGCGGGACGCTGGCCGATCGATAAGCCGCTGGAGCACGCGGAGGGATCGGGCTGGTACGACGTCGCGCCGCTGGGCCGCACGTGGTATCACGTCTTGCAAGACGGCCAGCCGTTGGAGCTGCAGAACAGCGAACAGCGTTTCGTGCCGCAGGAAGGTACGCTGTACACGGCGCTGGATTACGGCGCGGTGAAAGGCGAGGCGGTGACGTGGCTGCACGCGCAGCAGTCGCTGCTGGTGGAGCGGTATACGTTCGACCAGCCGGTGACCTTCCGCGCATGGATGGGGCCGGGCGTGTGGTTCGACGATGGATGGGACACCGATCCGTTCGTGAGCGTCGATATGGACGCGGGGCCGCTGACGGGGCGGTACGATCTGGGCGAGACGCAGGGGCTGATGCTGCTGCGCGTGGATGCGCCGGTGTCCGGCATGGGCGCGGACGGGACGGATCGCTGGGTGACGGTGAGCGCGCAGACGATCACCAAATATTTCGCTATCACCGACAACCGCCAGGGGCCGCTGACCATCGCGCGAGTCGAGGCGCAGATCGTGCGCGGCTACGACGCACTGTACGCGGAGCACTGCGACTTCTGGCGGCGCTACTTCGACGTGTCGCGGGTGGAGATTCCCGACGAACAGTTCCAGTATTTCTACGAGGCGGCGACGTATCACCTGAAGGCAATGCAGAATCCCGTTTCGGGCGGGCTGCCGGTGAACAACCTGCGGCGCACGTGGTCGTCGCACATCTTCTGGGACTCGTACTTCCTCCACCGCGCGCTGCTGGAATCGAATCACCTGCACGAAGCGCTGGAAGGCTGCCGCTTTTTCGAGCGCACGATCGAGCACGCGCGGCGGCACGCCCGCGAGGAGTTCGGCTGCGACGGGCTGAAGTGGGACTGGGAGATCACGCACGACGGGCGCAAGGCGTACGGCACGCTGCTGCACATGAAGTTCCAGATCCACAACAACGGATCGTATGCCAACCAGTTGTGGGGCTATTACGCCTTCACGCACGACGAGGCGGCGCTGCGCGAGTTTTACCCGATCCTCGAAGGGCTGGCCCAGTTCTACCTGACCTGCATCGTGGAAGACGGCGAAAACGGGCCGGAGATCGGCTATCAGGTGGGCGTGCACGAAAGCCCGATCAAGGTGCGCAACGACGGCACGAATCTGTCCGGCACGATCGCGATCCTGCGGCACTGCGCGAACGCGGCGCGCGTACTGGGGCAGGAGACGGACTTCACGCGGCGCTGCGCCGCGATCGCGGACGGGCTGATGGCGACGATGGACAGCCTGTACAATGGTAGATATTTCCAGGCGTCCGTGGAAAACGACATCTTGAATATGAGCTCGATGGCCCCGATCTACCCGATGGGAGTGATCGCCGCCCGCGATCCGCGCGCGCTAGATACGTCGCGGGCCTACCTCGCCAAATACCCGAATCACAACATTGGGCACGGCGACGGCAACGCGTTCCCGTGGGCGGCGGGCGTGCTGGGCGCGATCCTGGCGCGGCAGGACGACGGCGACATGGCGTGGTCCGTGGTGCAGGGCGCGCGGCCTACGATCTGCACCTTCGGCGGCATGACGGAAGTGATGGAAAACGGCGAGTGGAACATGCAGTACTTCGGCACGGCGGAAGCCGCCGTGATGACCGCCATCCACCAGATGCTGCTGCAGGCCTCGCCGGACGGATTGATCCGGCTGTTTCCGGCGATCCCGTCCAACTGGGATCGCGCCGCGTTCGAAAATCTGCTGGTGGCGGGCGTGCGCGTCTCGGCCCGGCTGGAAAACGGTGTCGTGACGTGCGCGCTGGCGAATCAGGCGGGCGTGGCGCTGACGCGGACCGTGCGCTGCGGCGCCGACGAGCGGCAGGTGATCCTGGCTCCCGGCGAGACGACGGAGCTTGAGTGGACCTTATGAACGTGAAACGTGATCTGGAACCCGGACAGCGGGGGCTGATTCTGCTGGCGATGGCGTTGGTGTCGGGCGCGGGATTGGCGTTCGAGATCACGCTGACGCGCGTGTTTTCACTGTTCTTCCAGTATCACTTCGCGTTCCTGGCGGTGTCGCTGGCCGTGCTGGGGCTGAGCCTCGGCGCGGCGGCGGGCTATTTTGTCACGCGGCAGCGCGCGCAGACGCTGGCCGGGGTGCTGGTCGCGCTGGGGATCGCGTTCCCGGCGGCGGCGATCGTCATGGCGTGGCTGCCCTCTGCCGGATCGATCGTGCCGCGCGCGTTGGCAGCGCTGGTCCCGTTCGTGCTGAGCGGGCTGTTTTCGTCGCTGGTGTTCGAGCGTTTTTCGGGCGTGAGCGGTGCGGTATACGCGGCGGATCTGGCGGGCGCGTCGGTTGGCGTGATCGTCGTGCTGGGGCTGCTGAATGTGATGAGTCCGTTCAGCGTCGTGCTGCTGTTGGGCGCGCTGACCGGTGTGGCGGCAGTACTGGTCGCGGCGGCGGACGGATCGCTGCGCGCGGACCGGCGGCTGGCCGGTGGCGCGGGCGCGGTCGTGGTGATCGGCGCGGCGCTGTTTGTCGCCAACCTCGCGGCGGGGGTGATCGAGTTCGACCCGGCTCGCCTCAAGGATGCCCCACGCGACAAGACCATGCTGCTGATTCTGGACGATTCGGCGCAGGACGCGCACATCACGCGCACGGCGTGGAGTCCCTTCGCGCGCGTGGACGTGGTCGAGACGAACGATCCCACGGCGAAATACATCTTTTCCGACGGCGGCGCGGGCAGTTTCATGCTGCGCTACGACGGCACGCCGGAGAGCGCCGCGTCGTGGCGGGGGATGGTGGACGACGTGCCGTTCGCGCTGAACGCGGATCGCACGCTGGTGATCGGCGCGGGCGGCGGCAAGGACGTCGTGCTGGCGCTGATGGCCGGGGCGCAGGACGTGACCGCCGTGGAGGTGAATCCCGCCGTGATCGAGGTCACGCGCGACGACGCGGCTTACAACGGCGGCATCCTCGATCTGCCCCAGGTGCGGCTGGTCGAGGGCGACGCGCGCACCTTCGCCGAGCGCGACGAGAATACATACGACCTGATCTACCTGAATCTGGTCTATACGCAGGCGGCGGAGCCGGGCAGCCAGGTGCTGGTGGAGAACTACATCTTCACGTGGCAGGCGTTCGAGACGTACCTGGAACGCCTCGCGCCGGGCGGGCACATCGCCATTGTTTCGCACAACGCGCTGGAAGCCAGCCGCGCCGCGCTGACGGCGATCCGCGCGCTGGACGAGCTGGGCACGCCCCCGGCGGAAGCGCTCGATCACATGGTGATGTGGATGCTGCCCGCCGAGGACGCGACGCTGCGCACCACGGCGCTGGTGGTCGGCAAAGAGGC
This sequence is a window from Aggregatilinea lenta. Protein-coding genes within it:
- a CDS encoding glycosyl hydrolase family 95 catalytic domain-containing protein gives rise to the protein MRLPSNYYHCFLGNGLDAVLIGPTGSMTADKFAVDRGEWYKSDRYYPEDRLVMTAGRWPIDKPLEHAEGSGWYDVAPLGRTWYHVLQDGQPLELQNSEQRFVPQEGTLYTALDYGAVKGEAVTWLHAQQSLLVERYTFDQPVTFRAWMGPGVWFDDGWDTDPFVSVDMDAGPLTGRYDLGETQGLMLLRVDAPVSGMGADGTDRWVTVSAQTITKYFAITDNRQGPLTIARVEAQIVRGYDALYAEHCDFWRRYFDVSRVEIPDEQFQYFYEAATYHLKAMQNPVSGGLPVNNLRRTWSSHIFWDSYFLHRALLESNHLHEALEGCRFFERTIEHARRHAREEFGCDGLKWDWEITHDGRKAYGTLLHMKFQIHNNGSYANQLWGYYAFTHDEAALREFYPILEGLAQFYLTCIVEDGENGPEIGYQVGVHESPIKVRNDGTNLSGTIAILRHCANAARVLGQETDFTRRCAAIADGLMATMDSLYNGRYFQASVENDILNMSSMAPIYPMGVIAARDPRALDTSRAYLAKYPNHNIGHGDGNAFPWAAGVLGAILARQDDGDMAWSVVQGARPTICTFGGMTEVMENGEWNMQYFGTAEAAVMTAIHQMLLQASPDGLIRLFPAIPSNWDRAAFENLLVAGVRVSARLENGVVTCALANQAGVALTRTVRCGADERQVILAPGETTELEWTL
- a CDS encoding carbohydrate ABC transporter permease, whose protein sequence is MSVKTTTVAPVMAVTGFWREHRLGKLLHVVVVYGLLIGLSFLFVFPFFWMILSALKPEFQIYKWPPQWIPDPIQWSNFSDVFGNPYLPFDTFIKNTMILEVGMISGRLISCTLVAYGFARLEAPGKNILFGILLATLMIPNAVLRIPSFILFNEFGWINTFKPLIVPAWFGEAYAIFLMRQFFRTIPKELEESAVVDGANRLQIIVRIIVPLSIPVLTVIGILSFKDIWNDFMGPLLYLNESSKYTVSVGLAYLNGQYNTQMNLLMAASVVLMLPTLILFFFAQRAFVEGITMTGLKG